Below is a window of Sebastes fasciatus isolate fSebFas1 unplaced genomic scaffold, fSebFas1.pri Scaffold_113, whole genome shotgun sequence DNA.
GTTTGCATTTCATACTCAATAGAGAACACCTGGGCATTGCTTGTGCTCTTCACAGGCCTTTTGTTTATCTTCTGTTAGCACTCTTCCGGTGGTCATGCTAGTCAGCGCACTCCAGTTGACCACATTCCCTGGGGTGTAGTTTTCATCATTCATGAAGCGCATGATCTCACAGGGTGAAAGGACGTAGTTCCACACGTGGACATCACATATCATGCCAAGGAAAGACTGACTCCTGTCAAACCGCCCGCCATGGGAATCCTGTTCCTGTAGTGATTGTTGAGATAAAAACTATTATATTCTGTCCAATTcttgttaaaaaatgaatactTCACAGACataaaattaatcaaaaactTAGCAACATACAGAAATTTGTAGAATTCTATAAACTAAATGTTTATCAATTGAACTGACCTGTCCGAGGATGATAATGGGATTTACAATAGCTGGTCCACCAAAGTATTTCTTAATTGTTGACTTTCCATCTAACCACAGCTGAACCAGACCAGACGCAGCGTCCCATGTAGTACAAATGGAGTGCCATGTGTTCAATTTGTAGTCCTGACCTTCAAATTCTTTATTTGCATTCCCGACATACACGTCAATGTCATCACCTGAACTGTCCTTGAATATCAGGAAGGCATTGTTATTCGTGGCTGTGGCCAGAGAGAATAGTGCATGGTTTCTGCTGAGATCGGTCTTGAACCTGCAGACATcgaaagaaataaataaaataaaatatgatgcttcTACAGTGAGAGATATAGTgcgttatttaatttattttttccctttaaaCATTACCTGAGACAGACAGTTATAGCAGTGAGACGTGATAGCGCAGGTATCAGTTTCACATTAGCTGTGTTGGTTTCCTCTGGGAAGATGAACATTTTACCAGAAAGAtctacaaaaaagaagaaagttgCTAAATGTTCATGAAACAAATGAATGTCGAGTTGGAATATGATATAACGTAtatgttaaaacatttttatattttacacatCATGACAATACAACAGATTTACTCAACATTAGTAATTGCaactatatatttgtttcaCCCTAATAATTTAGGAAAATAGATTTTTGCAAATGGTAACACACTTGTAACTTATTTGTGAAATTCCCTTCTGTTTCCCCTCTGTTAAATAAAGCATATATATGTTTTACCGGTAGGCATTGCAGCACATGCTGTCAGCATCAGAAGGAGAAGCCAAAACGCCATCTgatacaaagacaaataaagagACACCAAAATATGTTTTAGTTTAAATCTACTAAATTAAATGCTGTTGTGTTGCTATTAACGACCAGTGGACActtcaaattcaaaataaaaatttacGGTCACTTGCAATTGCATGACACATTATACAGCACAATACAGATGGAAAAATTGCAGTCAGCTTAATTTGCTCTTTGATCTTACCTTTAAGGTTGTTTCAGGATGTTGTGCACAACAGCGAATACGAGCGAGTTTTATACCCTCACTGCTTCCTCATTCTTCTCGGGGTGTGTTCCAATCTTGGATCTGTTACTTTAATAGGTTACTTAATGTTCACACGCTAATTCAAATTAAAAGGTCATGcttgcttgaaaaaaaaaaaatgtgttcacatttattttcttcgtCACCCAACAATGTTGTTACTAAGAGCAGGCAAATGCACATTACATGCTTTTAATGAAGTTTTATCACCCAaattacattcacacacatccaGTTGGAGCTCTTTATTTACTATACAAAGGTACAAATTTaacaaatttaataatttaaggcAATAAAATCAATAGATTACATTGTTTATTAGCCACATGACCAGGGTTGTTTTTGTTACAATTTGTTGTTCTCTCCAgcacaaatacataaatggacACATCAGACAAACAAGCGTAACAATGTGATTACCATAAATAAACAACTACCGCCTTTAGCcgactttcttacgtaacgttacgtaaaaagcataaaagtgtttgtttcacCCATTCACAACCCCTTCtgcccttagtggact
It encodes the following:
- the LOC141763641 gene encoding serum amyloid P-component-like produces the protein MAFWLLLLMLTACAAMPTDLSGKMFIFPEETNTANVKLIPALSRLTAITVCLRFKTDLSRNHALFSLATATNNNAFLIFKDSSGDDIDVYVGNANKEFEGQDYKLNTWHSICTTWDAASGLVQLWLDGKSTIKKYFGGPAIVNPIIILGQEQDSHGGRFDRSQSFLGMICDVHVWNYVLSPCEIMRFMNDENYTPGNVVNWSALTSMTTGRVLTEDKQKACEEHKQCPGVLY